Below is a window of Streptomyces sp. NBC_01429 DNA.
CGGAAACGACAAAGAGAGCGCGAGCGCGGCCGGGGACCACTATCCGGTGACCGTCGAGAACTGCGGTGAGAAGAAGACCTACGACAAGGCCCCGCGGCGCGTGGTCACCAACGACGTCGGCATAACCGAGATCATGTTCGCTCTCGGGCTCGAAGACCATATGGCGGGCTATGTGATGCCCGACAACAAGGGCGATCTGACGTCTGTCCCCTGGAAGGGCGGCTACAAGAAGACCACCTGGCTGTCCAAGGACAGGATCAACAAGGAACTGGTCCTCGACGCCCGCGCCGATCTGGTCTTCGCGGGCTGGAACTACGGCTTCAACGAGGGCGACGGATTCACCCCGGCAGAGCTGGAGAAGGTGGGCGTCGACTCGTACCTGCTGAGCGAGTCGTGCCGCAACGGGCAGGGCAAGGCACGGGGTGTGATGGCGCCGCTCGAAGCGCTCTACACCGATCTGCGGAACCTGGGGAGGATATTCGACGTCGAGAAGCGCGCCGGAACCCTCGTCGCGCGGTTCCGGAAGCAGGTGGCCGAAGCACAGGCGGGTGCGCTGAAGGGAGCCGACCGGCCGCGGGTGTTCCTGTACGACGACGGCCGGGACAAGCCGTTCACCTCCGGTGCCTACGCCGGACCGCACGACATCATCACCAGGGCGGGCGGCGATCACGTCATGAAGGACCTCAAGGACAGCTGGACGACGGTGGGCTGGGAGACGGTCGTCGCGCGTGACCCCGAGGTGATCGTCATCAACAACTACGGGGACACCAGCGCGGACCAGAAGCGGAAGTTCCTGAAGTCCTATCCTCCGCTGGCCAACGTCTCGGCCATCAAGAACGACCGGATCGTCGTCCTCGACTACGTGGATCTCGTCGAAAGCCCGCGTAATCCCGCGGCTGTTGCGTCACTCGCGGCAGCCCTGAGGAACTCGAACGGCTGCGCGTTGCGGTGCCCGGAGAGCTGATCATCGGCGGCCTCGGACAGGTGGCCGCGGGGGCTGCCGGGCGGTCAGCCGGTGGTCGCCCGGGGGGAGCGGTGCTGATCCACGATCCCCTCGACGATTCTCATCAGACGGTCCCCTGCCTGATCGATGCTTCCGTTCTGGGTGCTGACCTGCGCGCCTTCAAGTACGAAGGTGATCTCGGCCGCGGCCTGTTCGGGGTCGGGCAGGCCGGCCTCGGCGCACATGCCGACCAGTCTGCGGGTCTGCTTGGCCTTGTGGTTCTCGATCACCTGCCGCGCGGGATGGGAGCGGTCGGGCAGCTCGGCGAGGGAGTTGATGAACGGGCAGCCCCGGTGTGAGATCGCCGGCAATCCCTCGGCGATGAAGCGGGCCATGGCCAGGATCTGTTCCCTGGGCCGGCCCGGGTACGCGGCCTCGACCCGGTCGAAGGCCGCCTGATAGTCGGCGGCGACGATCCGCAGCCACTCCGCCACCAGAGCGTCCTTGGTTTCGAAGTGCCGGTAGATCGCCATTTTGGTGGTCTCGGCCTTCTCGGCGATCGCC
It encodes the following:
- a CDS encoding ABC transporter substrate-binding protein; the protein is MPNLVRPLALGLALTATVVLSGCGAEVTPRDGNDKESASAAGDHYPVTVENCGEKKTYDKAPRRVVTNDVGITEIMFALGLEDHMAGYVMPDNKGDLTSVPWKGGYKKTTWLSKDRINKELVLDARADLVFAGWNYGFNEGDGFTPAELEKVGVDSYLLSESCRNGQGKARGVMAPLEALYTDLRNLGRIFDVEKRAGTLVARFRKQVAEAQAGALKGADRPRVFLYDDGRDKPFTSGAYAGPHDIITRAGGDHVMKDLKDSWTTVGWETVVARDPEVIVINNYGDTSADQKRKFLKSYPPLANVSAIKNDRIVVLDYVDLVESPRNPAAVASLAAALRNSNGCALRCPES
- a CDS encoding TetR/AcrR family transcriptional regulator; protein product: MASTTRRPSRVAKLPPRERILDAAEELFQSEGIRRVGVQAIAEKAETTKMAIYRHFETKDALVAEWLRIVAADYQAAFDRVEAAYPGRPREQILAMARFIAEGLPAISHRGCPFINSLAELPDRSHPARQVIENHKAKQTRRLVGMCAEAGLPDPEQAAAEITFVLEGAQVSTQNGSIDQAGDRLMRIVEGIVDQHRSPRATTG